A stretch of Sebastes fasciatus isolate fSebFas1 chromosome 19, fSebFas1.pri, whole genome shotgun sequence DNA encodes these proteins:
- the esm1 gene encoding endothelial cell-specific molecule 1: MSLLLLLITTVLSSLIVRDAEAWSANVKYAVNCPDRCNIERCGGGGGGGGGTQRCARSVLDDCGCCQVCAAGRGEHCYRTVSGMHGVKCGPGLFCEFYKDEDDYGDEYGICKDCLYGTYGLECRKTCNCKGGICDRETGACLTLKFFAKIAGKLKTETPEGVEVGSGEVSSVQSTDQHTTPKRPR, from the exons atgtctctcctcctcctcctcatcaccacAGTGTTGTCCTCACTCATAGTGCGGGATGCCGAGGCGTGGAGCGCCAATGTCAAGTACGCGGTGAACTGCCCGGACCGATGCAACATAGAGCggtgtggtggaggtggtggtggtggtggtggcacgCAGCGCTGCGCACGGAGCGTCCTGGATGACTGCGGCTGTTGCCAGGTGTGTGCAGCCGGCAGAGGAGAGCACTGCTACCGCACCGTGTCCGGGATGCACGGGGTGAAGTGCGGACCGGGATTATTCTGCGAGTTCTACAAGGATGAGGACGACTATGGAGACGAATATGGGATATGCAAAG ACTGCCTGTATGGGACCTATGGGCTTGAGTGCCGCAAGACATGCAACTGCAAAGGTGGCATCTGTGACAGGGAGACAGGAGCTTGTCTCACCCTCAAATTCTTTGCCAAAATCGCTGGCAAGCTCAAGACTGAGACTCCAGAAG GGGTCGAGGTGGGCTCAGGAGAGGTCAGCTCTGTCCAGAGCACAGATCAACACACGACTCCAAAGCGGCCTCGCTGA